A genome region from Triticum aestivum cultivar Chinese Spring chromosome 2B, IWGSC CS RefSeq v2.1, whole genome shotgun sequence includes the following:
- the LOC123043567 gene encoding sex determination protein tasselseed-2 — translation MTALDFMPAEKAPQAGTVALGATTNNAVAVQVQQQQHRRLEGKVAIVTGGARGIGEATVRAFVRHGARVVIADIDDAVGEALAAALGGACCTYVHCDVSVEADVERAVGYCVARHGRLDVLCNNAGVLGRQAPPASNGAKSSGIASLDAAEFDRVLRVNTLGAALGMKHAARAMLLRRGGGSIVSVASVAGVLGGMGPHAYTASKHALVGLTKNAACELGEHGIRVNCVSPFGVATPMLVNAWRHGEDEEGGALPAPVSAEEVEKTEEMVRGMATLKGPTLRARDIAEAALFLASDESRYISGHNLVVDGGVTTSRNVIGL, via the coding sequence ATGACCGCTCTCGACTTCATGCCCGCCGAGAAGGCTCCCCAAGCCGGCACAGTCGCTCTCGGCGCCACCACCAACAATGCCGTCGCCGTGcaggtgcagcagcagcagcacaggaGGCTGGAGGGGAAGGTGGCCATCGTCACCGGCGGGGCGCGCGGGATCGGGGAGGCGACCGTCCGCGCGTTCGTCAGGCACGGCGCGCGCGTGGTGATCGCCGACATCGACGACGCGGTTGGGGAGGCGCTGGCGGCCGCGCTGGGCGGGGCCTGCTGCACCTACGTGCACTGCGACGTGTCGGTTGAGGCCGACGTGGAGCGCGCCGTCGGGTACTGCGTGGCGCGGCACGGGCGGCTGGACGTCCTCTGCAACAACGCCGGCGTGCTGGGCCGGCAGGCGCCCCCGGCGAGCAACGGCGCCAAGAGCAGCGGCATCGCGTCCCTGGACGCCGCCGAGTTTGACCGCGTGCTGCGCGTGAACACGCTCGGCGCGGCCCTCGGCATGAAGCACGCGGCGCGGGCCATGCTTCTGCGCCGCGGCGGCGGGAGCATCGTGTCCGTGGCGAGCGTGGCGGGCGTGCTCGGCGGGATGGGCCCCCACGCGTACACGGCGTCGAAGCACGCGCTGGTGGGGCTGACCAAGAACGCGGCCTGCGAGCTCGGGGAGCACGGCATCCGGGTGAACTGCGTCTCCCCCTTCGGCGTGGCCACGCCAATGCTGGTGAACGCGTGGCGTCATGGCGAggacgaggaagggggcgcgctgcCGGCGCCGGTGAGCGCGGAGGAGGTGGAGAAGACGGAGGAGATGGTGCGGGGCATGGCGACGCTCAAGGGCCCGACTCTTAGAGCCAGGGACATCGCAGAGGCGGCACTGTTCCTGGCCAGCGACGAGTCGAGGTACATCTCCGGGCACAACCTCGTCGTGGACGGCGGCGTCACCACCTCCAGGAACGTCATCGGGCTGTGA